The Camelina sativa cultivar DH55 chromosome 14, Cs, whole genome shotgun sequence genome includes a window with the following:
- the LOC104743530 gene encoding F-box/kelch-repeat protein At1g24800-like yields MTKRMCQLPPKLVGEKILTRIPITSLRAVRSTCKLWNDLTNDWVLGKAAVTRQQFVGFMTMDSKVFSVRFHLCRKHKDDEDELLDLSIKQVDLLNDQVEISKVFQCDGLLLCVAKDHSRLVVWNPYLGQTKWIAPRTSLHRLDIYAFGCDDDKNNRNHKILRFVEYPREGLLKHEIYDLSSNSWRVLDVTSDWEIQFYQRNVSLKGNSYFFAQEKLGFGPNFMIIREIEDFLICFDFTRERFGPRLPLPFHSYVEETVTLSCVRDEQLAVLYQRLHPITLEIWVKTKIEPDAVSWSKFLNVDMRPLTGFQFDVEAGSFFIDEKEKVVVVFDVKEKYLQPTKTFEYHHTAFIIGDDGYYKSVSLRESPDFGKPDKTGQFPYPPLVCSLSYRPSLVQINLPGTRKETDD; encoded by the coding sequence ATGACGAAGAGGATGTGCCAACTTCCACCGAAACTGGTTGGGGAGAAAATACTCACAAGGATTCCGATAACATCCCTGAGAGCAGTGCGATCCACTTGCAAGTTATGGAACGATTTAACCAATGATTGGGTTTTGGGTAAAGCAGCGGTGACGAGGCAGCAGTTTGTAGGGTTCATGACGATGGATTCCAAGGTTTTTTCAGTTCGTTTCCATCTCTGCCGCAAGCACAAGGACGACGAAGACGAGTTGCTTGATCTATCTATAAAGCAGGTAGATCTACTTAATGATCAAGTTGAGATATCCAAAGTCTTTCAATGCGATGGCTTATTGTTATGCGTCGCCAAGGACCACTCGAGACTCGTGGTGTGGAACCCGTACTTGGGGCAAACAAAGTGGATTGCACCAAGAACAAGTTTGCACAGACTAGACATCTATGCTTTCGGATGTGATGACGACAAGAACAAccgtaaccacaaaatcttgaggtttgTGGAATATCCGAGAGAAGGCCTTCTCAAGCACGAAATATACGACTTGAGCTCTAACTCATGGAGGGTTCTCGACGTCACTTCCGACTGGGAAATACAGTTTTATCAACGCAACGTGTCTTTGAAGGGAAATTCTTACTTTTTTGCTCAAGAGAAATTAGGTTTTGGTCCAAATTTCATGATCataagagagattgaagattttttaatttgttttgattttacaagagagagatttggaccaCGTCTGCCTCTTCCGTTTCACTCTTATGTCGAAGAAACTGTAACCCTCTCTTGTGTTAGAGACGAACAGCTCGCTGTGCTATACCAGCGGTTGCATCCAATTACATTGGAGATTTGGGTTAAGACTAAGATTGAGCCAGATGCGGTGTCATGGAGCAAATTTTTGAAcgtggatatgagaccactcaCTGGCTTCCAGTTTGACGTTGAAGCTGGGAGCTTCTTCATTGACGAGAAGGAGAAAGTCGTTGTGGTTTTCGATGTAAAGGAAAAATACCTCCAACCCACCAAGACCTTTGAGTACCACCATACAGCTTTCATCATTGGAGATGATGGGTACTATAAATCCGTGAGTCTCCGAGAATCTCCAGATTTCGGGAAGCCTGACAAGACGGGGCAGTTTCCTTATCCACCACTTGTGTGCTCTTTGTCTTATCGTCCAAGTTTAGTGCAAATCAACCTACCGGgcacaagaaaagaaacagatgattaa
- the LOC104741260 gene encoding probable isoprenylcysteine alpha-carbonyl methylesterase ICMEL1 codes for MPSQILQISQLPPKSSSSSTQMMFKSLIYDDPSTTLLSSSSSSSTRFDDNHNSVKPLLSRASSFNGAVTAKNGGGLTGWFQNRRRRSNSDNCLSAFQDHTNGSDGGNSGGDRQTIGQEVGHAAAETFLLTRLCLKLLSYLGVGYRWITRFMALGCYAFLLMPGFIQVGYYYFFSPYVRRSIVYGDQPRNRLDLYLPRNSNGPKPVVAFVTGGAWIIGYKAWGSLLGQQLSERDIIVACIDYRNFPQGSISDMVKDASSGISFVCNHIAEYGGDPNRIYLMGQSAGAHIAACTLVEQVIKESGEGDSVSWSSGQINGYFGLSGGYNLLCLVDHFHSRGLYRSIFLSIMEGEESLRQYSPELVVQNPDLKHIIARLPPIILFHGTADYSIPSDASKSFAETLQRLGAKAEVILYEGKTHTDLFLQDPMRGGKDEMFEDIVSVVLGEDQEASGKSVDRRRLVPEFMLKLAHWVSPF; via the exons ATGCCGTCGCAGATTCTCCAAATCTCACAACTTCCACCtaaatcctcatcatcatccacgCAGATGATGTTCAAGTCTTTGATCTACGATGATCCTTCAACGaccctcctctcttcttcttcttcttcttctactcgaTTTGATGATAACCACAACTCCGTTAAGCCTCTCCTCTCCCGCGCTTCTAGCTTCAACGGCGCCGTCACTGCCAAGAACGGTGGTGGGTTAACTGGCTGGTTTCAAAACAGACGGAGACGATCTAACAGCGATAACTGTCTCTCTGCGTTTCAAGATCATACTAATGGTAGCGACGGTGGTAATAGCGGCGGAGACCGTCAAACTATTGGTCAGGAGGTTGGACACGCCGCTGCAGAGACCTTCTTGTTGACTCGTCTTTGCTTGAAGCTCCTCAGCTATCTTGG GGTAGGTTATAGATGGATTACAAGATTTATGGCACTTGGATGTTATGCATTTCTACTAATGCCTGGCTTTATTCAAG TCggatattactattttttctctCCTTACGTTCGCAGAAGTATAGTTTACGGTGATCAACCAAGAAACAG gcTTGACTTGTATCTACCTAGGAACTCCAATGGTCCAAAACCAGTTGTGGCGTTTGTGACTGGTGGAGCCTGGATTATTGG TTATAAGGCGTGGGGTTCTCTTTTGGGACAGCAGTTATCGGAAAGAGATATTATTGTGGCATGCATTGATTACAG GAATTTTCCGCAAGGATCTATTAGTGACATGGTCAAGGATGCTTCTTCTGGCATCTCATTTGTTTGCAATCATATTGCTGAGTATGGAGGTGATCCAAATAG AATTTATCTGATGGGTCAGTCTGCTGGTGCACATATCGCGGCTTGCACCCTTGTTGAGCAGGTCATTAAAGAGTCAGGGGAGGGGGATAGTGTCTCTTGGAGTAGTGGACAAATAAATGGTTACTTTGGTCTGTCTGGAGG GTACAACCTTTTGTGCCTTGTGGACCACTTCCATAGCAGGGGTCTGTACCGTTCCATCTTTCTAAG CATCATGGAAGGAGAGGAATCATTAAGGCAATATTCTCCTGAACTAGTTGTGCAAAACCCAGATCTCAAACACATCATTGCTCGTCTCCCACCTATTATCCTATTCCATGGTACTGCTGACTACTCAATTCCTTCAGATGCAAG TAAATCTTTTGCGGAAACCCTCCAGAGGCTTGGAGCGAAAGCAGAAGTGATCCTTTACGAAGGGAAAACTCACACGGATTTGTTTCTTCAG GATCCAATGAGAGGTGGCAAAGACGAGATGTTTGAAGATATAGTATCAGTAGTTCTGGGAGAAGATCAAGAAGCTAGTGGTAAAAGCGTAGACAGAAGGCGTCTTGTGCCTGAATTCATGTTGAAGTTGGCTCACTGGGTCAGTCCGTTCTAA